In Nostoc sp. UHCC 0926, a single genomic region encodes these proteins:
- a CDS encoding HlyD family efflux transporter periplasmic adaptor subunit, which yields MSRVTEKPKPSEQPLNHEQPKIWWGIAVAVPVVIAAGILGTAKIEQLKKLTTSAPVMPSTNSISALGRLEPRGEVVKLSAPSSGLAPSSRIQQLLVREGEQVKRGQIVAILDNRDTQIAGLEEAKAKVQESRANLAQIRAGSPRDIQAQRAVIARLQAQFVGERDAQQATIARIAAQLSGGKLVQQATVNRLEAELSGQRDVLRATVGRVRAEQRNAQVDAGRYDFLYREGAISQQERDRRRLSAVTSNQQVAESQATLKQTLATLRQQVAEARANQIQNLATLQQQLIEAKVNRDKTLATLQRQIDEEKAKLSKILDVSPTDVQVAQAQVSNAIANVRKAEAELRLSYVQAPIAGEILKVYTKSGEAIGANGIAEIGQTSQMFVIAEVAEDSIGKVRIGQNATISSDNGAFSDELKGTVTEIGRKIGKKDVLNTDPAADVDARVVEVKIALPPEDSQKVSGLTYAKVLVEINSESSYR from the coding sequence ATGTCAAGGGTGACTGAAAAGCCAAAGCCAAGTGAGCAGCCACTTAATCATGAACAACCTAAGATTTGGTGGGGTATCGCTGTAGCTGTGCCAGTAGTAATAGCTGCTGGGATACTAGGTACAGCTAAAATCGAGCAGCTGAAAAAACTAACTACATCTGCACCCGTAATGCCATCTACCAATAGCATTAGTGCTCTAGGGCGTTTGGAACCGCGAGGCGAAGTTGTTAAATTGTCCGCCCCATCCTCAGGATTAGCGCCATCGTCACGAATTCAGCAACTTCTGGTGAGAGAGGGTGAACAGGTAAAGCGAGGCCAAATTGTGGCAATTTTGGATAACCGCGATACTCAAATAGCCGGACTAGAAGAGGCAAAAGCCAAGGTGCAAGAATCCCGTGCGAATTTAGCGCAAATCAGAGCCGGATCTCCAAGAGATATTCAAGCCCAAAGAGCAGTTATTGCTCGTTTACAAGCGCAGTTTGTTGGGGAAAGGGATGCTCAACAAGCGACGATCGCGCGGATTGCAGCTCAGTTAAGTGGGGGTAAACTCGTCCAACAAGCAACCGTGAATCGCCTAGAAGCTGAACTTAGTGGGCAAAGAGATGTCCTAAGAGCCACAGTTGGACGTGTCCGAGCCGAACAGCGCAATGCTCAAGTCGATGCCGGACGCTATGATTTTTTATACAGAGAAGGTGCAATTTCTCAGCAAGAGCGGGACAGGAGACGCTTGAGTGCAGTAACTTCTAATCAGCAAGTTGCTGAAAGCCAAGCTACGCTAAAGCAGACATTGGCAACCCTACGACAGCAAGTTGCTGAGGCTAGAGCTAACCAAATACAAAACTTAGCAACTTTGCAACAGCAGCTGATCGAAGCCAAAGTTAACCGTGACAAAACTTTAGCAACTTTGCAAAGACAAATCGATGAAGAAAAGGCCAAACTGAGCAAAATTTTAGATGTTAGTCCTACCGATGTGCAAGTAGCGCAAGCCCAAGTTAGTAATGCGATCGCAAATGTTAGAAAAGCCGAAGCAGAATTGAGGTTGAGCTACGTTCAAGCACCAATAGCTGGAGAGATTTTAAAGGTTTACACCAAGTCAGGCGAAGCCATCGGTGCAAATGGTATTGCTGAAATTGGACAAACCAGCCAAATGTTTGTGATTGCTGAAGTCGCCGAAGACAGTATTGGAAAAGTGCGTATTGGTCAAAACGCCACTATCAGCAGCGATAATGGAGCATTTAGCGACGAATTAAAGGGAACTGTTACTGAAATTGGTAGAAAAATTGGTAAAAAAGATGTGCTGAATACAGATCCAGCAGCAGATGTGGATGCCAGAGTAGTAGAAGTGAAAATTGCTCTACCTCCAGAAGATAGCCAGAAAGTTTCGGGTTTAACTTACGCTAAAGTTCTTGTCGAAATTAATAGCGAATCAAGTTATAGGTGA
- a CDS encoding Maf family protein, with protein sequence MKIPPFVLASASPARRRLLQTVGIEPIVRPSDFDESQIQLSEPAELVKTLAQYKAETVAPQFESALIMGCDSVLSINGEIHGKPADFSEAIARWQIMQGNFGDLYTGHALIDLDQNRTIVKSQVTRVYFAQMSDRAIKAYVATGEPLKCAGAFAIEGFGSFFVEKIEGCHSNVIGLSLPLLRHMLEELGYDVTDLWQ encoded by the coding sequence ATGAAAATTCCACCTTTTGTACTTGCCTCAGCTTCCCCAGCCCGACGCCGCTTGCTGCAAACTGTTGGTATTGAACCGATAGTTCGACCAAGTGACTTTGATGAGTCGCAAATCCAATTAAGTGAACCAGCAGAATTGGTCAAAACTCTTGCCCAATATAAGGCGGAAACTGTAGCCCCGCAATTTGAATCGGCTTTGATTATGGGTTGTGATTCAGTTTTGTCTATCAATGGTGAAATTCACGGTAAACCAGCAGACTTCTCTGAAGCGATCGCTCGTTGGCAGATAATGCAAGGTAACTTTGGCGACTTGTACACAGGTCATGCCTTAATTGACCTTGACCAAAACCGCACTATAGTCAAGTCTCAAGTTACAAGAGTTTACTTTGCTCAAATGAGCGATCGCGCAATTAAAGCCTATGTTGCCACAGGTGAACCCCTCAAGTGTGCTGGAGCCTTTGCCATTGAGGGTTTTGGTAGTTTCTTTGTGGAAAAAATCGAAGGCTGTCACAGTAATGTAATTGGATTAAGTTTACCGTTGCTACGGCATATGCTAGAGGAATTGGGATACGATGTCACTGATTTGTGGCAATAG
- the tcmP gene encoding three-Cys-motif partner protein TcmP — translation MSSKKKYNWSAEGNYIPDIPAYAKGKHLVLQEYIKNWIEVICGHCVFGPQKLTLIDGFCGGGIYRDGEQLWEGSAIRMIRMVEEGLKNVQHRKSWYNPDIKFIFIDNNIDHTACLELQLKRADFEHYLKSGKCQIITNNFLDELDNCLNEVRARRGYSFFFLDPFGLDIQPAIVREIISLGRSEVLLTHMLSGLVRILSRRQEDRYKKFFHEFEADEYYTDIADQKDFRNRQAYLRNQGLLLYRKEGNVKYAWTFAIMKNLKTVEYYLIHLSSSSTALEVMKRTLFKYNNLEYQYHYGVYGLGFRELEYFEQNLSIYNISQQNINDCIDDLAEQLMQLVYEEEDGITFAQLYEKTTQTNPATIPLYMQSLVQQRLEKDIKIIRQKKVTFSRYMKNDDLIIKSRDKPLWIPGLTNNYNKVKTTKEQEMQEKDNVHRERVVKPQTNTLWIPGLITDFNNND, via the coding sequence ATGTCTAGTAAAAAGAAATATAACTGGAGCGCTGAAGGAAATTATATACCTGATATACCTGCTTATGCTAAAGGCAAACACTTGGTTTTACAAGAATATATAAAAAATTGGATAGAAGTTATTTGTGGACACTGTGTGTTTGGCCCTCAAAAATTAACATTAATAGATGGTTTTTGTGGTGGGGGAATATATAGAGATGGTGAGCAATTATGGGAAGGTTCAGCCATAAGAATGATTAGAATGGTTGAGGAAGGATTAAAAAATGTTCAACACAGGAAAAGTTGGTATAATCCTGATATTAAATTTATCTTTATTGATAATAACATAGACCACACAGCTTGTCTAGAATTACAATTAAAAAGAGCTGATTTTGAACATTATTTAAAGTCTGGAAAATGTCAAATTATTACTAATAACTTTCTAGATGAATTAGATAACTGTCTTAACGAAGTTAGAGCTAGACGAGGTTATTCTTTCTTTTTTTTAGATCCTTTCGGATTAGATATTCAACCAGCAATAGTTAGAGAAATAATTTCATTAGGTCGGTCAGAAGTTTTATTAACACATATGCTTTCTGGGTTAGTAAGAATTTTAAGTAGAAGGCAAGAGGATAGATATAAAAAGTTTTTTCATGAGTTTGAAGCAGATGAATATTATACAGATATAGCCGATCAAAAAGATTTTCGTAATCGGCAAGCTTACTTACGAAATCAAGGATTGTTGTTGTACAGAAAAGAGGGAAATGTCAAGTACGCTTGGACTTTTGCAATTATGAAAAACCTTAAGACTGTTGAATATTATTTAATTCATTTATCTAGTAGTTCAACAGCGCTAGAAGTTATGAAACGAACTCTGTTTAAATATAATAACTTAGAATATCAATATCATTATGGCGTTTACGGGTTAGGTTTTAGGGAGCTTGAATATTTTGAACAGAACTTAAGTATATACAATATTTCCCAGCAAAATATAAATGATTGTATTGATGATTTAGCCGAACAATTAATGCAACTTGTCTATGAGGAGGAAGATGGAATAACTTTTGCACAACTATATGAAAAAACCACGCAAACAAATCCAGCTACTATACCTCTTTATATGCAATCTTTAGTCCAGCAAAGACTTGAGAAAGATATTAAAATTATTAGACAGAAAAAGGTAACATTTTCAAGATATATGAAAAATGATGATTTAATAATAAAATCTAGAGATAAGCCTTTGTGGATTCCGGGCTTGACAAACAATTATAATAAGGTAAAAACTACTAAAGAACAAGAAATGCAAGAAAAAGATAACGTACATAGAGAAAGGGTTGTGAAACCACAAACAAATACCTTATGGATTCCTGGACTGATAACTGATTTTAATAATAATGACTAA
- a CDS encoding DevA family ABC transporter ATP-binding protein has protein sequence MNQKEPVIAIKNLNHYYGKGALKKQILFDINLEIYSGEIVIMTGPSGSGKTTLLSLIGGLRSVQEGSLKFLGEELVGVSQNKLVQMRRSIGYIFQAHNLLGFLTAKQNVQMAVELNNNISKTEAVAKSKAMLGSVGLEERVDYYPDNLSGGQKQRIAIARALVNRPPLVLADEPTAALDKQSGRDVVEIMQSLAKNQGTTILLVTHDNRILDIADRIVEMEDGLLTRNSPNATIGS, from the coding sequence ATGAACCAAAAAGAACCTGTTATTGCCATTAAAAACCTCAATCACTACTATGGCAAAGGTGCACTGAAAAAACAGATATTATTTGACATTAACCTAGAAATTTATTCTGGTGAAATTGTAATTATGACCGGGCCATCCGGTTCAGGTAAAACAACATTACTGAGCTTAATTGGTGGTTTGCGATCTGTACAAGAGGGAAGTTTGAAATTTTTAGGTGAAGAACTCGTTGGCGTCAGTCAAAACAAACTGGTGCAGATGCGACGCAGCATTGGTTATATTTTCCAAGCTCACAATTTGCTAGGGTTCTTGACTGCGAAGCAAAATGTGCAAATGGCGGTAGAATTGAATAATAATATTTCTAAAACAGAAGCAGTGGCTAAATCAAAAGCCATGCTGGGGTCTGTTGGTCTAGAAGAACGAGTTGATTACTACCCAGACAATCTTTCTGGTGGACAAAAACAAAGAATTGCGATCGCCCGCGCCTTGGTGAATCGTCCTCCACTGGTGCTAGCAGACGAACCAACAGCTGCATTAGATAAACAATCAGGACGCGATGTCGTGGAAATAATGCAGAGTCTGGCTAAAAATCAGGGAACTACTATCTTATTAGTGACACACGACAACCGTATTTTAGACATAGCCGATCGCATCGTAGAAATGGAAGATGGTCTTTTAACTCGTAATTCCCCCAATGCAACTATTGGGTCATGA
- the psbP gene encoding photosystem II reaction center PsbP, with translation MWKRIVLILLLMLSFSLSNSGVAAAAGLKSFVDTSNGYQFLYPNGWLQVKVANGPDVVFHDLIEVSENVSVVISPVPEGKTLSELGTPTEVGYKLGKAALAPPDSGRSAELVNAAQREVDGKIYYLLEYEVKLPNQQERHNIASVAVSRGKLFTFNASIPEKRWQRVKGMIDQVVNSFSVY, from the coding sequence ATGTGGAAACGAATTGTATTAATTTTGCTATTGATGTTGAGCTTCAGCCTGAGTAATTCTGGTGTAGCAGCTGCGGCTGGACTCAAAAGCTTTGTAGACACTAGTAATGGCTATCAGTTTTTATATCCTAACGGCTGGCTGCAAGTTAAAGTTGCCAACGGGCCAGATGTGGTTTTTCACGATTTGATTGAGGTGTCTGAAAATGTTTCGGTTGTGATTAGCCCAGTTCCAGAAGGCAAAACTTTGTCAGAATTGGGAACCCCAACAGAAGTAGGATATAAGTTAGGAAAAGCAGCTCTTGCGCCTCCTGACTCTGGTCGTTCGGCTGAATTAGTTAATGCCGCACAGCGAGAAGTAGACGGTAAAATATACTACCTATTAGAGTATGAGGTGAAACTTCCCAATCAACAGGAACGACACAACATCGCCAGCGTCGCTGTTAGCCGTGGTAAGCTTTTTACCTTTAATGCCTCAATTCCTGAAAAACGCTGGCAGAGAGTTAAAGGAATGATTGATCAGGTTGTCAATTCTTTTTCTGTCTATTAA
- a CDS encoding phosphate ABC transporter permease produces the protein MLVPLTRQKFEQVVPLIATGLQYKYYWGKFSNFLQRLLISVVAVVVILLVTVVFKLEFASIVFVLGILSAFFWLWYPVFQASMRNLQCRRYKYGGFFRGRVLDWWITDQLMGKTETVNSKGELVIVENREKQINLEVGDDTGFSIEFVAPLRPAHKVITRGQIAEMVVMSNRSDLSSIEEFSDIYFPSRDLWVSDYPYLRRDFFNEVGRRLSEDQQQKPRRRRRRVED, from the coding sequence ATGTTAGTACCACTGACTCGCCAGAAATTTGAACAAGTTGTCCCTCTAATTGCCACTGGTTTGCAGTACAAGTACTACTGGGGGAAGTTCTCAAATTTTTTGCAACGGCTGTTAATTTCTGTAGTTGCCGTAGTTGTTATTTTGCTTGTGACAGTCGTTTTTAAGCTTGAGTTTGCTTCAATAGTATTTGTGCTGGGGATACTTAGCGCTTTTTTTTGGCTGTGGTATCCAGTGTTTCAAGCAAGTATGCGGAATTTACAATGCCGCCGTTATAAGTATGGCGGCTTTTTCCGTGGTCGAGTGCTAGATTGGTGGATTACAGACCAGTTGATGGGTAAAACCGAAACAGTCAACAGCAAAGGCGAATTAGTGATTGTAGAAAACCGAGAAAAACAGATTAACTTAGAGGTGGGTGATGACACAGGATTTAGTATTGAGTTTGTAGCACCATTACGTCCTGCCCACAAAGTTATTACTCGTGGTCAAATTGCAGAAATGGTAGTGATGTCAAATCGCTCAGATTTGAGCAGTATTGAAGAATTCAGCGATATATACTTTCCCAGTCGTGACCTGTGGGTTAGCGATTATCCTTATCTGCGGCGAGATTTCTTTAACGAAGTCGGTCGCCGCTTGAGTGAAGACCAACAACAAAAGCCGCGTCGGCGGCGTCGGAGAGTAGAGGATTAA
- a CDS encoding right-handed parallel beta-helix repeat-containing protein, with protein sequence MVFQRFRLITFLAIPVVLSLLGGKERIKVSLVENARQVSINKEIILPNHELISIKATPKTYYVSGRGDDTNSGLSTSSAFRTIQKAADITNPGDTVLIMNGVYTNLAKAPSVVSIKRSGTAKAWIKYKAYPGHYPKIKHNTWNGILISSGASYIEINRLEVIGNNANITLAYALSQKTNRSNPLTSGNCINMDGRANGHVHHIRILNNKVHDCGGGGIGALQSDYVKVDNNTVFNNGWYGVYGCSGISMGSNWNSDTNRRYKMFVTNNKVYNNRMYIPWIAVGKITDGNGIIIDTSRNEQNPNLDAYVGRTLIQNNLTFNNGGSGIHTFLSDHVDIVNNTAVLNNQSPEIKDGQIFGNVSSDVRILRNILYAFPGKNITGHNKNKNVIYDYNIYINSSKVSVKGPHDIVADSEFLRKHPTLEKISSNWKSRLAKQNPPRRTYVEPKSGGFVCGSMTYRLKGKLVKVGCSR encoded by the coding sequence GTGGTATTTCAACGTTTCCGTTTAATCACATTTCTTGCAATTCCCGTGGTATTAAGTCTTTTGGGTGGGAAAGAAAGGATAAAAGTATCTTTAGTTGAAAACGCCCGTCAGGTATCCATTAACAAGGAAATCATCCTACCCAACCACGAACTAATCAGCATTAAGGCGACTCCGAAAACATATTATGTTAGTGGTAGGGGAGACGACACAAATAGTGGACTCTCTACTTCATCCGCCTTTAGGACAATTCAAAAGGCAGCAGATATAACTAACCCTGGCGATACAGTATTGATTATGAACGGAGTATACACAAATTTAGCCAAAGCTCCGAGTGTAGTAAGTATTAAACGTTCTGGAACCGCAAAAGCATGGATTAAATATAAAGCATATCCTGGTCATTACCCAAAAATTAAACACAATACATGGAACGGTATCCTGATTTCAAGTGGAGCTTCATATATCGAGATCAACAGGCTGGAGGTCATAGGAAACAATGCCAATATTACCCTTGCTTATGCATTAAGTCAAAAGACTAACAGATCAAATCCGCTTACAAGCGGAAACTGCATAAACATGGACGGACGAGCCAATGGTCATGTTCATCATATCCGTATTTTGAACAACAAAGTGCATGACTGTGGAGGAGGAGGTATCGGAGCATTGCAGTCTGATTATGTGAAGGTGGATAATAACACTGTGTTCAATAATGGCTGGTATGGTGTTTATGGTTGCAGTGGCATTTCGATGGGAAGCAATTGGAATTCTGACACCAACCGACGATACAAGATGTTCGTGACCAACAACAAGGTATATAACAATCGCATGTATATCCCTTGGATTGCGGTGGGAAAGATCACAGATGGTAATGGCATTATTATCGATACTTCCAGAAATGAGCAGAACCCAAATTTGGATGCATATGTAGGACGGACTTTAATTCAAAACAATCTGACATTTAATAATGGTGGTTCAGGTATTCATACATTTTTAAGTGATCATGTTGATATCGTCAATAACACAGCTGTTTTAAACAATCAGAGTCCAGAAATTAAAGATGGGCAAATATTTGGCAATGTGTCATCTGATGTCAGAATTTTAAGGAACATTCTCTATGCTTTTCCTGGCAAGAATATCACCGGTCACAATAAAAATAAAAATGTTATTTATGATTATAATATCTACATCAATAGTTCTAAGGTAAGTGTTAAAGGACCTCACGATATTGTTGCAGACTCAGAGTTTTTAAGGAAGCATCCCACTCTAGAAAAAATATCTAGCAATTGGAAATCGCGGCTAGCTAAACAAAATCCGCCTCGGCGGACTTATGTAGAGCCTAAGTCGGGAGGTTTTGTTTGTGGGTCAATGACCTATCGTTTGAAAGGGAAACTCGTCAAAGTAGGATGCTCCCGTTAG
- a CDS encoding SPL family radical SAM protein, translated as MSITQGSENIASPLQQSALFKKGLCDYVVNVASGCLHGCTFCYVPSTPVIRTRQNHLKEKGVIDPQMDWGKYLFLRENLPEKLENTLERKRVWHETPAGKGVVLLCSGTDPYQNKKTADLTRMAVETLLKYNKRVRILTRGLLWLNDLDILAHPNVTVGMSLPYLNDTLSRQIEPASPPPSLRLKALLEGHKAGCRLYIASAPTPPQMILEDFIFYLDKILQIEPEVIFWEPINARGTNGKRMLAAGLDFIEPIMNKKAWAKYFIDQWGAFEKAAQSIGCLERLHIWPDQELAGFVDSKILEYWWYKPTIERWPGYEAQEISNNFRPSITIK; from the coding sequence ATGTCTATTACCCAAGGTTCCGAAAATATTGCTAGTCCACTTCAGCAAAGTGCTCTTTTTAAAAAAGGGTTATGTGATTATGTGGTTAACGTAGCTTCGGGCTGTCTTCATGGATGCACTTTTTGTTATGTGCCTTCTACTCCAGTTATTAGGACAAGACAGAATCATCTTAAAGAGAAAGGTGTAATTGACCCTCAAATGGATTGGGGTAAATATCTTTTTCTACGGGAAAATTTACCTGAAAAATTAGAGAATACATTAGAACGTAAGCGAGTTTGGCATGAAACTCCTGCTGGCAAAGGTGTAGTTCTCCTTTGTTCTGGCACTGATCCTTACCAAAATAAAAAAACAGCAGACCTAACACGTATGGCTGTTGAAACTTTACTGAAGTATAACAAAAGGGTTAGAATTCTTACTCGCGGACTCCTTTGGCTAAATGACCTAGATATTCTTGCTCATCCTAATGTTACTGTAGGTATGAGCTTACCATATTTAAATGATACACTCAGTCGCCAGATTGAACCAGCTTCACCTCCACCTTCTCTTCGTTTAAAAGCCCTTTTAGAAGGTCATAAAGCAGGATGTAGGCTGTATATTGCATCTGCTCCTACTCCTCCTCAAATGATATTGGAAGATTTTATATTTTATTTGGATAAAATATTACAAATAGAACCAGAAGTTATTTTTTGGGAGCCAATTAATGCAAGAGGAACAAACGGAAAAAGAATGTTAGCAGCTGGTCTAGACTTTATTGAGCCTATTATGAATAAAAAAGCATGGGCAAAATATTTTATTGACCAATGGGGCGCTTTTGAGAAGGCCGCCCAAAGCATAGGATGTTTGGAACGTTTACATATTTGGCCCGACCAAGAACTAGCAGGATTCGTTGATTCAAAAATTTTAGAGTATTGGTGGTATAAACCAACAATTGAACGTTGGCCTGGGTACGAAGCTCAAGAAATTTCAAATAATTTCAGGCCTTCCATAACTATAAAATAA
- the dapB gene encoding 4-hydroxy-tetrahydrodipicolinate reductase, with amino-acid sequence MTNQAPIPVIVNGAAGKMGREVIKAVAQAPDLNLVGAIDHSLEHQDKDAGELAGLSEPLEVPITNQLEPMLGYVAGDRKSPPGVIVDFTHPDSVYDNIRSAIAYGIRPVVGTTGLSPEQIQDLADFADKASTGCLIIPNFSIGMVLLQQAAVAASKYFDHVEIIELHHNQKADAPSGTAIQTAQLLGELGKTFNPALVEETEKLPGARGSIADEGIRIHSVRLPGLIAHQEVIFGAAGQIYTLRHDTSDRACYMPGVLLAIRKVLALKSLVYGLEKIL; translated from the coding sequence ATGACGAATCAAGCTCCTATCCCGGTTATTGTCAACGGTGCTGCTGGTAAAATGGGACGTGAGGTGATTAAGGCGGTGGCGCAAGCGCCTGACTTAAACCTAGTGGGTGCAATTGACCACAGTTTGGAACATCAAGATAAAGACGCTGGAGAGTTGGCGGGTTTAAGCGAACCCCTGGAAGTGCCAATTACCAATCAATTAGAACCGATGTTGGGGTATGTGGCTGGCGACAGAAAATCTCCTCCAGGGGTGATTGTAGACTTTACCCATCCCGATTCAGTTTATGACAATATTCGTAGTGCGATCGCTTACGGTATTCGTCCTGTAGTCGGCACCACTGGGTTAAGTCCAGAACAAATCCAAGACTTGGCAGACTTTGCCGACAAAGCTAGCACTGGTTGTCTAATTATTCCTAACTTCTCCATTGGCATGGTGCTGTTGCAACAAGCCGCAGTCGCAGCCTCAAAATATTTTGACCATGTGGAAATTATCGAACTGCATCACAACCAAAAAGCTGATGCTCCAAGTGGTACTGCCATTCAAACAGCGCAGTTATTAGGAGAATTGGGTAAAACTTTTAACCCTGCTCTTGTAGAAGAAACGGAGAAATTACCAGGAGCTAGGGGCAGTATAGCAGATGAAGGGATTAGAATTCATAGCGTCCGCTTGCCAGGATTGATTGCCCATCAGGAAGTTATTTTTGGCGCAGCAGGACAGATTTATACTTTACGACATGATACGAGCGATCGCGCTTGCTATATGCCAGGAGTGCTACTAGCGATTCGCAAAGTCTTAGCGCTAAAGTCGTTAGTATATGGATTAGAAAAGATACTTTAA
- a CDS encoding phycocyanobilin:ferredoxin oxidoreductase, whose amino-acid sequence MSFTSMPSLREQQHPLIRQLADCIEAAWHQHLDLSPYHLPNELGYVEGRLEGEKLTIENRCYQTPQFRKMHLELAKIGNMLDILHCVMFPRPEYNLPMFGCDLVGGRGQISAAIADLSPIHLERTLPESYTSALTQLTVLNFSQPRELPEWGNIFSDYCIFVRPSSPEEETMFLSRVREFLDIHCTQAIASHPVSVEQVTQNIAGQHNYCTKQQQNDKTRRVLEKAFGPAWAEHYMTTVLFDLPN is encoded by the coding sequence ATGTCATTTACTTCTATGCCCTCGCTGCGTGAGCAACAACATCCCCTAATTCGTCAGCTAGCTGATTGTATTGAGGCAGCTTGGCATCAGCACCTGGATCTATCGCCCTACCATTTGCCTAATGAGTTGGGGTATGTGGAAGGTAGACTAGAAGGCGAAAAACTGACAATTGAAAATCGCTGCTATCAAACGCCCCAGTTTCGGAAAATGCACTTGGAACTGGCAAAAATCGGAAATATGCTGGATATTTTGCACTGCGTCATGTTTCCCCGTCCAGAATACAACCTGCCGATGTTTGGTTGCGATTTAGTTGGGGGTAGAGGTCAAATTAGTGCAGCGATCGCAGACCTTTCTCCGATTCACTTAGAGCGCACCTTACCAGAATCTTATACTTCTGCACTGACACAGCTAACAGTGCTTAACTTTTCCCAACCCCGTGAATTACCTGAATGGGGAAATATTTTTTCGGATTATTGCATCTTTGTCCGCCCCAGTTCCCCAGAAGAAGAAACAATGTTTCTCTCGCGGGTGCGAGAATTTTTAGACATTCATTGCACCCAAGCGATCGCCTCACATCCTGTTTCAGTTGAACAAGTTACACAAAATATCGCCGGACAACACAACTACTGCACCAAACAGCAGCAAAACGATAAAACCCGCCGCGTACTAGAAAAAGCCTTTGGCCCAGCTTGGGCAGAACATTACATGACCACAGTTTTATTCGACCTGCCAAATTAA
- the devC gene encoding ABC transporter permease DevC, whose protein sequence is MNQKIPLSWLQLTREKTRLAVALAGIAFADILMFMQLGFRDALYYSNVRFHSSLQGDIVLINSQSSAVLAMRSFSQRRLYKALDLPAVQSVHPIYLDYTVWKNPVTGRPRSILIFGMNPENNLVNLPGVQENLDKLKLPDVVLFDRSSRVEYGPIAANYEQGKTVIAEVRRRRIKVGGLFTLGASFGADGNLITSDINFLRIFNNRQPGLIDIGLIRLKPGADVKVVVQELQNYLPNEVNVLTKQEFIDFERNYWANSTAIGFIFTLGTVMGFIVGTVIVYQILYTEVADHLAEYATLKAIGYTQNYLLTVILQEALLLAVLGYFPGIIFALFMYKTAREATLLPVFMSFDRAVMVLILTMIMCIISGAIAVRKLRSADPADIF, encoded by the coding sequence ATGAATCAAAAAATACCTCTGTCGTGGCTACAACTGACAAGGGAAAAAACTCGCCTAGCTGTGGCTTTGGCAGGAATTGCCTTTGCTGATATTTTGATGTTTATGCAACTCGGCTTCCGGGATGCTTTGTATTATAGTAACGTTCGATTTCATAGCAGCTTGCAGGGCGATATTGTTTTAATCAATAGTCAATCTAGTGCTGTTCTGGCAATGAGGAGCTTTTCTCAACGGCGGTTATATAAAGCTTTAGATTTACCCGCAGTCCAATCAGTACATCCTATATATTTGGACTATACAGTCTGGAAAAATCCGGTAACAGGCCGTCCTCGTAGTATCCTTATCTTTGGAATGAACCCAGAGAATAACCTAGTTAACTTACCTGGAGTTCAGGAAAATTTAGATAAACTTAAACTGCCTGATGTAGTTTTATTTGACCGTTCTTCTAGAGTGGAGTATGGCCCAATCGCTGCTAATTATGAGCAAGGAAAGACTGTAATAGCAGAAGTACGAAGGCGGCGAATTAAAGTAGGCGGACTATTTACATTAGGTGCATCATTTGGTGCAGATGGAAATTTAATTACAAGTGATATTAACTTTCTGCGAATATTCAACAATCGTCAACCAGGATTAATTGATATTGGATTAATTAGATTAAAACCGGGAGCAGATGTTAAAGTTGTCGTCCAAGAATTACAAAATTATTTACCTAATGAGGTAAATGTTTTAACTAAGCAAGAATTTATTGATTTTGAGCGGAATTATTGGGCAAATAGTACAGCTATTGGCTTTATTTTCACATTAGGGACTGTCATGGGTTTCATTGTAGGGACTGTAATTGTTTATCAAATCCTTTATACAGAAGTTGCAGACCACTTAGCTGAATATGCTACTCTCAAGGCAATAGGTTATACACAAAACTATTTATTGACAGTCATTCTTCAAGAGGCTTTGTTATTAGCAGTTTTAGGATATTTCCCTGGAATTATTTTTGCTTTATTTATGTATAAAACCGCCAGAGAGGCGACACTTTTACCAGTCTTTATGAGTTTTGATCGGGCGGTAATGGTGTTGATTCTGACAATGATTATGTGTATTATCTCCGGTGCGATCGCAGTCCGAAAATTACGTTCTGCCGATCCAGCAGATATCTTTTAA